The sequence below is a genomic window from Salminus brasiliensis chromosome 6, fSalBra1.hap2, whole genome shotgun sequence.
ACACTGCACCCTATCGTGTTTCCCCCTTCAGGAATGCATTTTGACATCAGTTCTCTGAAGACGTAAAGCAGTCAAATTGCCCCTTGCTGTTTGAGGTTAATGGGCAGGTTGGACTTGTTTATTGTATATTAATATGACCATGACCAACTATAAACAGTTGTTCTGTgaaaatacaccaagcatggcATTCTCTGGTTTGACTTAACTcaattttagaaaaaaatgtCTCTGTATTACTTATATATAGGGGTGATTTGGCCTATTTCAGATCCAATTACTGAGGacatatttattttactctGGAAGAGCAGAATGTTTACTGCCCCAAAATATGTCGCATCAGATAAGCTTCTTTCTTACACATAAGTTTAAAAGAATGTGAGCCAGAACTCTTTTGGCTCCATCTTGTGTCCAAATGTTGAGATTACACTGTGTATATATTCAGACATCTAGAGTAAAAGAAAACTGTATCCAgtaaataaagttatataagcATGAATGCATGCCACATACAAGCACCGACATGAATCATTCACAGTGTGTTGAAATGTGTGCGATTGTGTTACTTAGTTTTTCCCATATGTGTGCAGTTACTCACTGGTTGACTGACTGGCTGCAGAATGAGTTAAGCAGTATTGTGCTCCCAAAAGTCAGTGGGGGTGTGAATATCGGAATTGGAACAGTGAGCTATGTCCTCCATGAGTAAGTACTCAGGTCAATGTATATTAACGTAATGTCTCCAGAATTCAGAAATGTATCTACACAAAAACAGTACTATGAAAAACAGTCCTGCAGGATTTTATCAGTTTAGTGAAACAGGTTCAATTTAGCCATTTTAATGCCACACCACACTTTCAACCAGTATTTTAACAAACCTAGTATTatgttcttgtttgtttttaactgaAATCTCACATGAATCTTATTCAGTTTAAAAAACCTTATCTAGTGAGCATGTAAACACAGCAATCACAGTTGTCTAAAAGTGTCATTATGATAACTCCTCAGCATGACCATTAAGCGATGTGACTTGCCAGAACCGTCAGttgccttttcagagggaactGGTGTGTCTCTGGAAGTAAGCGGACTCTCTATTGCCATCAGTGGAAGCTGGAACACAAACTTTGGAATCATGTAAGCaaagacattcacacacattgtaTTCTGTTacactgtattgtactgtatgtcTGTGCAGTTTCAGCACCCATGGATGGTGTTCTGTCATTTGTCCTGCCAATTATCATTTATTGGAGATGTATAAGGAGAGCATACATACAGTATGACTTTCATTTGAACCTATGATGTAGTGTGTAGATAAAACTTCTCCATTCCACACAATGCAAAACCAGCCTTTattgaatgtcatttttgagtTCTTAAGAAAACCCACATACACTGCACTTTTCCCCCTTGACAAAAGGAATTTCTACACAGAATTTGAACCATTGTGTTAGAGGTGCACTCTTAGCAGAaatgtatattatgtatatcAGTATATATAATTGTACATTTCTACCGAGAGTATATATAGCTATTATATAACACATCTTGTCTCCCTTGCATGCAGACATGACAGTGGTTGGTTTGAAATGGCTGTGTATACAGTCACCCTTAAGACACTGTTGCAGCTGGGGATGGATGATGAACGGCTCTCCATTTCCGCACCTGTTTGTTCGGCCGATGTGGGAGGTGTGCAAGCAAATTTTCATGGAGGTGGCAGGTAAGCTCATAAGAAACGTATTTAACCTAAAATGACAAGCAAAGACTGTAGATCATATTTCTGGCCAGGCGATGAAAATTTCACCATTTGCTTATTTTATAGCTCAAATGCTCAAAGcttttaatatacattttactgtgttacagtgagtTCTTCAGTAATGATTCAAAACCTATTAGTCTTTTAGCTAATTTGATCTGATGTCCAGGTGCCTACAGCCAAGGCCCTTGCAGATCATAGTTTATAATGTCTCTGCAAAACTGCAGTGAGGTAAAggtgaaatacaaagaaatacAAATTCACCCATAAACCTGCTTGAAACAAATCTGTGGGTGAGGAAAGCCTATTTGTGTTTTCATTGAGCTTATTAtgaattttttaattattatatctTATTTACTCTTAGTTTGTACTTTTCATTTGCTCAACAGTTCACTTGTGCTATACAAAGTCattttgtctttactttcctcAGTTTTATCTTCCAACCGTTTGTAGAGATGTTCAGTGGCCGCATCACAAACGAGATTCGTGCACAAGTAGGTAACTTCTCCAAAagaaagttgttgttttttcctttaCGGAAAGAACACAAGACTTAGACATGTAGTTTTCGACCGATTCACATGTGGAATATGGTCACAAGATAAAACGATCAGGTGAAAGTATGCATTATCacgtgatctatctatctatctatctatctatctatctatcttgaTGCGTAAGGAATAGTATCAATAATGCAATTACATGTTTTCCTCTTCTAGATCTGTCCTGCGTTCAAGAACGGAATTGAAGGTCTAGAGAGACACCTAGCTGCAATGTCAGGTATTGCAACTACAATATAAAATGGCATGACAGAGCAGTACTCCTAGAGAGAGGCTCTCCTACAAAGTTTAGTTCCAAACACGACTTAACACGTCTACCTCCAATGTTTATATGTTATTGGCATCTTTAATTAGGTAGATAATCTGTGCTGGATTAATGCTGTAATTAAACTCTGCAGGGGAAGTAGCTCGCCAGGAGTGGGGTTCGGCACCATCAATGAACTTTTACTGGAATAGCATTGTGTGGGACCATTTTTTCTTACTAGATATGAAGAAACATGCATAGGGTTGTTTCCAGTTAGAGTCTATGAGACAGTAATCAGTTAgctaatataataaaattaataataacaataaagggGAGAGCAACTCCCTTTACTGGTATGCAAGCAGCCATAAAATGTTGATGCTACTTGTGTGGTTTATACCaggttatttattaataatgattttgtcttttattttacagttgCCTTAAAGGTGGatccatatgtatatataaacatttcttTGACAGATTCACCACTGGTGGAATACAATGGACTTGGACTGAATGTAACGGTATGATTTTCCAGTAGTCCAATTGAAGTAAACAGTGCATTACAAGATCTTAGCAGAACAATAAAAATGACAatttactgtatgtgtgtatgcactaaatgtccaaaggtatatatgtgtgtgtatatctttGCTGTCTCCTTTGCTTTGTTATAACAGGGTGAGTTTTACAGCATCAACTCTCCCTCAGAGCCACCGTTTTCTCCAGACTCTTTTGAGTTGACATGGCAAGACAACTACATGATGTCACTGGGTGCATCTGAGTTTTGCGTGAACTCAGCAGCATATGCCTATCATAGAGCTGGAGCGTTGCAAATACGCATCAGAGACGACATGGTGAGGCTGTGGTCTGGGGGATAATCTAAATTACACTGCCCCACCGAAACAAATCTGACCTGAAAATCATCTTTCAGTTATTCTTTTCTGTTCTATATCTGGGATGTGATATGCTGATACTCATGCTATTCAGTGACTGATTAAGGTAGATAAATTAagttatatgtttatatatttatttatatttgaatatatCACAGGGTGTTCTATATCACAGtctctttaaatatcatgaacaAACACATTATATGTTTTACAGTACATATTTGGACAGTATTTCACAAAATTGCAAAATTGTGTTTcatgaaatatataaaaaataattataattatacagAAAGcattgattttttgtttttgtttgtttgggtgtCTGTTTTGTGGCATCCATA
It includes:
- the bpifcl gene encoding bactericidal permeability-increasing protein — translated: MVKMWLIGLFLMTLTHTNADYSALQAVLSQKGLQKVTHWLTDWLQNELSSIVLPKVSGGVNIGIGTVSYVLHDMTIKRCDLPEPSVAFSEGTGVSLEVSGLSIAISGSWNTNFGIIHDSGWFEMAVYTVTLKTLLQLGMDDERLSISAPVCSADVGGVQANFHGGGSFIFQPFVEMFSGRITNEIRAQICPAFKNGIEGLERHLAAMSVALKVDPYVYINISLTDSPLVEYNGLGLNVTGEFYSINSPSEPPFSPDSFELTWQDNYMMSLGASEFCVNSAAYAYHRAGALQIRIRDDMIPKASPFHLNTSQLGPLIPQLPKKYPDMPMELLLYTREAPMIFFNKTLISVQLLASAKAFAMKSDTVAIPLFRLDIESSFIAKAYIDKELVKGFLQMKSLTVKLGATEIGIFSITPIERALKMAMNTFVLPKVNGQLKDGIQLPFVKGFSPKNSVMTIENGFVAVAMDISGPSDSRQ